Proteins encoded by one window of uncultured Ilyobacter sp.:
- a CDS encoding outer membrane lipoprotein-sorting protein, with the protein MKKIYLILILLFLGTLTFSADVDVIVKKAYNAAYYAGEDGRATVDMEIVDKNKRVRKRRIIMLRKDIADGKEQMYYAYFKEPSDVKNMVFMVHKNIEKDDDRWLYLPALDLVKRIASTDKRSSFVGSDFTYEDISGRSIEEDIHELTGEDSSYYIIKNTPKTPEDFAYFVTYIDKKNYLPIKAEYYNSSGNIYRRITAEKVEVIDGFPTITLMKADEIEKGTYTINKFSDIVYNLGMEENIFTERYLRRPPRKWLR; encoded by the coding sequence ATGAAAAAAATCTATCTTATACTCATCCTGCTTTTCTTGGGAACATTAACTTTTTCTGCCGACGTAGATGTAATAGTAAAAAAGGCCTATAATGCGGCTTATTATGCAGGTGAAGACGGTAGGGCCACAGTAGATATGGAGATAGTGGATAAAAATAAAAGGGTTAGAAAAAGACGTATCATTATGCTGAGAAAGGATATCGCAGACGGAAAGGAACAGATGTACTACGCCTACTTCAAAGAACCCTCAGATGTAAAAAACATGGTCTTTATGGTCCACAAAAATATAGAAAAAGATGATGACAGGTGGCTTTATCTCCCTGCTCTTGACCTGGTAAAAAGAATAGCCTCTACCGACAAAAGAAGCAGTTTTGTCGGGTCTGACTTTACCTATGAAGATATATCAGGACGTTCTATAGAAGAGGACATCCATGAGCTGACAGGTGAGGACAGTTCCTATTATATAATAAAAAATACACCCAAAACTCCTGAAGATTTTGCATACTTTGTAACCTACATAGACAAAAAAAATTATCTCCCTATAAAGGCGGAATACTACAATTCATCTGGGAATATTTACAGGAGAATAACTGCTGAAAAAGTAGAGGTTATAGATGGATTCCCTACGATAACCCTTATGAAGGCCGACGAAATAGAAAAAGGTACCTATACCATAAACAAGTTTAGCGATATAGTGTACAACCTTGGAATGGAGGAAAATATTTTTACTGAGAGATACCTCAGACGTCCTCCTAGAAAATGGCTCAGATAA